In bacterium, the following are encoded in one genomic region:
- a CDS encoding DUF3604 domain-containing protein has product MNRVLVAIAVVLGSLVAAGAESPNYSPYAGESYPQDLLWGDTHVHSSFSMDASTMGNTRLHPGEAYRFARGETVTSSTGQSVQLDRPLDFLVVSDHAEYMGVLPKLRAKDPVVLADPAGKRIYDALSGGEDVARKIMEELIGSLASNEPIFANEEVKRGIWNEITSLADRHNQPGVFSALIGYEWTSMPKGDNLHRVVVYRDGAETAGQMTPVSAFDGERPEDLWAFLQKYETKTGGQILAIPHNANLSNGRMFAVEDSSGQPIGRAYASRRARWEPLVEVTQIKGDGETHPLLSPDDELASFETWDKGNLNVAGSIPKTPEMLEYEYARSALKSGLRLGVATGVNPFKFGMIGSTDSHTSLATAAENNFWGKAVLVEPGRERTNETFIPSAGGKELDIMGWQQVASGYAGVWATENTREAIFDAMMRKEVYATSGPRMRVRFFGGWTFEAEDVLRPESVRTGYQKGVPMGGDLPERAGDAPGFLILALKDPSGANLERSQVVKGWIDKGGELKERVYDVRVAAETGSTVDGTTYTNTIGEAQLASYWQDPDFDPAQRAFYYARVVQIPTPRWTAYDALRLGTEVTVDAPMAVQDRAYTSPIWYTP; this is encoded by the coding sequence ATGAATCGAGTCCTGGTCGCAATCGCGGTCGTGCTTGGCAGCCTTGTCGCAGCGGGGGCCGAGAGCCCGAACTACTCGCCGTACGCCGGCGAAAGCTACCCCCAGGATCTCCTCTGGGGCGATACCCACGTCCATAGCTCCTTCAGCATGGATGCCAGCACGATGGGCAATACCCGGCTTCACCCGGGCGAGGCCTATCGTTTCGCCAGGGGCGAGACCGTCACGTCCAGCACGGGCCAATCGGTGCAGCTGGATCGGCCGCTGGATTTCCTGGTCGTCTCCGATCACGCCGAGTACATGGGTGTCCTGCCGAAGCTTCGGGCCAAGGATCCGGTGGTGCTCGCGGATCCTGCCGGCAAACGCATCTACGATGCGCTGTCGGGTGGTGAGGATGTTGCCCGCAAGATCATGGAGGAGTTGATCGGTTCCCTGGCGAGCAATGAGCCGATCTTCGCCAACGAAGAGGTGAAGCGCGGTATCTGGAACGAGATTACGTCGCTGGCTGATCGGCACAATCAACCCGGTGTCTTCAGTGCCCTGATCGGTTACGAATGGACCTCGATGCCCAAGGGCGACAACCTGCATCGGGTCGTGGTCTACCGGGACGGCGCCGAGACGGCCGGGCAGATGACGCCGGTCTCCGCGTTCGATGGGGAACGCCCCGAAGACCTCTGGGCCTTTCTTCAGAAATACGAAACCAAGACCGGAGGCCAGATTCTCGCGATTCCCCATAACGCGAATCTCAGCAATGGCCGGATGTTCGCCGTCGAGGATTCGAGTGGACAGCCGATCGGGCGGGCCTACGCCTCGCGGCGCGCGCGCTGGGAGCCCCTGGTCGAGGTGACCCAGATCAAGGGGGATGGCGAGACCCATCCGCTGCTCTCGCCGGATGATGAGTTGGCGTCCTTCGAGACCTGGGACAAGGGCAACTTGAATGTCGCCGGTTCGATTCCGAAGACGCCGGAGATGCTCGAGTACGAGTACGCCCGCTCCGCACTGAAGTCGGGCCTGAGGCTCGGGGTCGCGACGGGTGTGAATCCGTTCAAGTTCGGGATGATCGGAAGTACCGATAGCCACACTTCGTTGGCGACCGCGGCTGAGAACAACTTCTGGGGCAAGGCGGTCCTGGTCGAGCCGGGGCGGGAAAGGACGAACGAGACGTTCATTCCTTCTGCCGGTGGCAAAGAACTCGACATCATGGGTTGGCAGCAGGTGGCGTCGGGCTACGCGGGTGTCTGGGCCACGGAAAACACCCGGGAAGCGATCTTCGACGCGATGATGCGCAAGGAGGTCTACGCAACGAGCGGGCCCCGCATGCGCGTGCGCTTCTTTGGTGGCTGGACGTTCGAGGCCGAGGATGTACTGCGCCCGGAAAGTGTGCGAACCGGCTATCAGAAGGGCGTGCCCATGGGAGGCGATCTGCCCGAGAGGGCCGGTGATGCGCCCGGTTTCCTGATCCTGGCGCTGAAGGATCCGAGCGGCGCGAACCTGGAGCGATCGCAGGTCGTGAAGGGCTGGATCGACAAGGGAGGTGAGCTGAAGGAGCGGGTCTATGACGTCCGCGTGGCGGCTGAGACCGGGTCCACGGTGGATGGGACCACGTACACGAATACGATCGGCGAGGCCCAGCTGGCTTCCTACTGGCAGGATCCGGATTTCGATCCAGCACAGCGCGCCTTCTACTACGCCCGGGTGGTGCAGATCCCAACGCCCCGCTGGACGGCCTACGACGCACTACGCCTGGGCACCGAAGTGACAGTCGATGCACCCATGGCGGTCCAGGACCGCGCCTACACCTCGCCGATCTGGTACACGCCCTAG
- a CDS encoding DUF1330 domain-containing protein, whose translation MPVYVVAQGRIENREMLDQYVSKVIPTITAAGGRILGFDETPEMIEGEVEHPRTVIVEFPSQEAFRTWYDSADYQAILPLRLDSTPGTLIVVNGLG comes from the coding sequence ATGCCCGTGTATGTCGTAGCCCAGGGCCGAATCGAGAACCGCGAGATGCTCGACCAGTACGTGAGCAAGGTGATTCCGACGATCACCGCTGCGGGCGGTCGGATCCTCGGCTTCGACGAGACGCCCGAGATGATCGAAGGCGAGGTCGAGCACCCGCGCACCGTGATCGTCGAGTTCCCCAGCCAAGAGGCATTCCGCACCTGGTACGACTCCGCCGACTACCAGGCGATCCTCCCGCTCCGCCTCGATTCGACGCCGGGCACGCTGATCGTCGTGAACGGACTTGGCTAG
- a CDS encoding mandelate racemase/muconate lactonizing enzyme family protein, translating into MKLVSAKAYAIQTPPPNLGGIFWYFVRLETDSGLVGWGECAVLFSMYGLDRSFAQLVEDNFERYLRDNDPLNRDALTKRMYEGLTSNNAGYFASGIISAFDVAMWDICGKHFDAPVCDLLGGRYRERIRTYTYIYSNVGEGDLAAAIGEWRSNPKAVAEAARRLVDEGFTGVKLDPMPYAPPGMGEISPIEFSLQDYDSAEATIGAIREAVGNEADILIGTHGQMTPSVSRRLAKRLEQFDPLWLEEPCPPENAEEMARIAASTTIPVATGERLAFIHDFHRLFSQGACAFAQPDLGSCGGISGARQIAALAEAHYVLMAPHVWGGPIITAAALQLDAAIPNFLIQESIHKSGLFFDELLKEPFVWEDGDLLLPERPGLGVEIDEKKLEEYAIKR; encoded by the coding sequence ATGAAGCTCGTTAGCGCGAAGGCCTATGCCATCCAGACCCCTCCGCCGAACCTGGGGGGCATCTTCTGGTACTTCGTCCGACTCGAGACCGATTCCGGCCTCGTCGGCTGGGGGGAGTGCGCGGTCCTGTTCAGCATGTACGGCCTCGATCGATCGTTCGCCCAGTTGGTCGAAGACAACTTCGAGCGGTACCTGAGGGACAACGACCCGCTCAATCGCGACGCCTTGACGAAGCGGATGTACGAAGGGCTCACGAGCAACAACGCCGGCTACTTCGCTTCGGGCATCATCAGCGCCTTCGATGTCGCGATGTGGGACATCTGCGGGAAGCATTTCGATGCGCCGGTATGTGATCTGCTCGGCGGGCGGTATCGGGAACGGATTCGAACCTATACCTACATCTATTCCAACGTGGGCGAGGGCGATCTCGCGGCTGCCATCGGGGAGTGGAGAAGCAACCCGAAGGCGGTCGCCGAAGCGGCTCGTCGGCTCGTCGACGAGGGATTCACGGGCGTGAAGCTGGACCCGATGCCCTACGCGCCGCCGGGCATGGGAGAGATCTCGCCGATCGAGTTCTCGCTCCAAGACTACGACAGCGCTGAAGCGACGATCGGTGCGATCCGGGAGGCCGTGGGCAACGAGGCGGACATCCTGATCGGCACCCACGGCCAGATGACGCCCTCCGTCTCCCGAAGGCTGGCGAAACGACTCGAACAATTCGACCCCCTCTGGCTCGAGGAGCCCTGTCCGCCGGAGAACGCGGAGGAGATGGCCCGCATCGCTGCGAGCACGACGATTCCCGTCGCGACGGGCGAGCGGCTGGCGTTCATCCACGACTTCCACCGCCTCTTCTCGCAGGGTGCCTGCGCGTTCGCGCAGCCGGATCTCGGGAGCTGCGGCGGAATCTCCGGAGCTCGACAGATCGCCGCGCTGGCGGAGGCACACTACGTGCTGATGGCGCCCCACGTCTGGGGCGGGCCGATCATCACGGCGGCTGCCCTTCAACTCGATGCGGCGATTCCCAACTTCCTGATCCAGGAGAGCATCCACAAGTCCGGGCTGTTCTTCGACGAGCTCCTGAAGGAGCCCTTCGTGTGGGAGGACGGCGACCTGCTGCTCCCCGAGCGGCCGGGCCTGGGCGTCGAGATCGATGAGAAGAAGCTCGAGGAGTATGCGATCAAGCGATGA
- a CDS encoding divalent metal cation transporter: MSEPAPDERWQGLRMASPPDPVVLDREREFLAKLSEQPLATRARGYLRMLGPGYMQSAMTLGGGTVSSALFAGAIFGYQLLWVAPIAMALGMVMLTAISWQTLSTGRRPWPAMHEHAGPFFAWAWALGALISSIIWQFPQYALASAVLVDLGDLAGMKGLSPVLTGGLILVAAVSVSSMYGRSERWVRAYERLLQTMVWGIVFCFAWVVFQTGITDWDGLFRGFFSFQIPDERNGIAGVTLILSGVSAAVGVNMVFLYPYTLLARGWGREHRELSQFDLLLGMFVPYTIAVSLVVIATANTLHLDPAYEGVRLSPVQAAQVLAEGVGPVAGRLVFGLGVLGMAFSSITLQMLTCGFVGVELLGLSVGSWQHRLATWLPVPGVLGCVYWSDIAVWVAVPTNIICGVFLPAAYLGFCLLQRSRAYLGEDRPSGVGGALWFAAMLGVTIFLIVFLGWYIS, translated from the coding sequence GTGAGCGAGCCGGCACCCGACGAACGTTGGCAAGGATTGCGCATGGCGAGCCCGCCGGATCCGGTGGTGCTGGATCGCGAGCGGGAGTTCCTTGCAAAGCTCTCGGAACAACCCCTGGCGACGCGTGCACGCGGCTACCTGCGGATGCTCGGCCCGGGCTACATGCAGAGCGCAATGACCCTCGGCGGCGGAACCGTCTCCTCCGCACTCTTTGCCGGTGCCATCTTCGGCTACCAGCTGCTCTGGGTCGCACCCATCGCCATGGCCCTGGGCATGGTGATGTTGACCGCGATTTCCTGGCAAACGCTCTCGACCGGACGCCGGCCCTGGCCGGCCATGCACGAGCACGCCGGCCCCTTCTTCGCCTGGGCCTGGGCACTCGGTGCACTGATCTCGTCGATCATCTGGCAATTCCCTCAATACGCCCTGGCCTCCGCGGTGCTCGTCGATCTGGGCGATCTGGCCGGCATGAAGGGCCTCTCACCCGTGCTGACCGGCGGCCTCATCCTCGTCGCCGCCGTTTCCGTCTCCAGCATGTACGGGCGTTCGGAACGTTGGGTCCGTGCCTATGAGCGGCTCTTGCAGACGATGGTCTGGGGCATCGTCTTCTGTTTTGCATGGGTCGTGTTCCAGACCGGCATCACGGATTGGGACGGACTCTTCCGCGGCTTCTTCAGCTTCCAGATCCCCGACGAACGCAACGGCATCGCCGGAGTCACCCTGATCCTGTCGGGCGTGTCGGCTGCGGTGGGCGTGAACATGGTGTTCCTCTACCCTTACACACTCCTGGCCCGCGGCTGGGGCCGCGAGCACCGCGAGCTCTCCCAATTCGATCTGCTGCTCGGAATGTTCGTGCCCTACACGATCGCGGTCAGCCTGGTCGTGATCGCCACCGCCAACACCCTGCATCTCGACCCGGCCTACGAGGGCGTGCGCCTCTCCCCGGTCCAGGCGGCCCAGGTACTCGCCGAGGGTGTGGGCCCGGTCGCAGGCCGCCTCGTATTCGGCCTCGGCGTGCTCGGCATGGCGTTCTCCTCGATCACACTTCAGATGCTCACTTGCGGCTTCGTCGGTGTGGAACTCCTGGGCCTCAGCGTCGGCAGCTGGCAGCATCGGCTCGCGACCTGGCTGCCCGTGCCTGGCGTCCTCGGCTGCGTCTACTGGAGTGACATCGCCGTCTGGGTCGCCGTGCCCACCAACATCATCTGCGGGGTCTTCCTGCCCGCGGCCTACCTGGGCTTCTGCCTGCTCCAACGCAGCCGCGCCTACCTGGGAGAAGACCGCCCCTCGGGCGTGGGCGGCGCACTCTGGTTCGCAGCGATGCTCGGCGTCACGATCTTCCTGATCGTGTTCCTCGGCTGGTACATCTCGTAG
- a CDS encoding TetR/AcrR family transcriptional regulator, whose translation MPAQTLRKLPYRPRDAERTRAGILAAATAAFAAQGLGGARVDEIARGAGVNKALLYHYFGSKQALFLAVLEEAYADIRGAEEALELEAHSPPEAMERLVDFTWGYFLEHPEFITLLNSENLHRARHLKRSKQVRALHHPLVDRIGEILERGVARGDFRADVDPVQLYISIAALGYFYLSNAYTLGTVFERDLLAESEKEARRTHVQDVVRGYLRPAVVS comes from the coding sequence ATGCCGGCTCAGACCCTCCGAAAGCTGCCCTACAGGCCGCGAGACGCGGAGCGCACCCGGGCTGGCATCCTTGCCGCCGCCACCGCGGCGTTCGCAGCCCAGGGCCTCGGCGGTGCTCGCGTCGACGAGATCGCCCGAGGAGCCGGCGTGAACAAGGCCCTCCTGTATCACTACTTCGGGAGCAAGCAGGCCCTGTTCCTCGCCGTCCTCGAGGAGGCCTATGCCGACATCCGGGGCGCCGAGGAGGCCCTGGAGCTCGAGGCCCACAGCCCGCCCGAGGCGATGGAGCGGCTGGTCGACTTCACCTGGGGTTACTTCCTGGAGCATCCGGAGTTCATCACATTGTTGAACAGCGAGAACCTTCACCGGGCCCGTCACCTGAAGCGCTCGAAGCAGGTTCGCGCCCTTCATCACCCTCTGGTCGATCGGATCGGCGAGATCCTCGAACGAGGCGTCGCCCGCGGCGACTTCCGTGCGGACGTCGACCCGGTCCAGCTCTACATCTCCATTGCTGCTCTCGGCTACTTCTATCTCTCCAACGCATACACGTTGGGCACGGTCTTCGAGCGGGACCTCCTCGCCGAGAGCGAGAAGGAGGCGCGGCGTACCCATGTGCAGGACGTCGTGCGTGGATACCTGCGCCCGGCAGTCGTCTCGTGA
- a CDS encoding dihydrodipicolinate synthase family protein, which yields MSEIHPSQRVRPGRKIRGMSAVLLPITEAGEIDWQGYRALLSQTAEAGLTPAVNMDTGYVQLLDDATRHQVLDTAKSIHGEGFVAGAHVRDQAGDGWNPDATSAAMDAIESRGGIPVVFPSNGLTSLDGPEWAGAHAGLARTSDRFIGFELGSMFVPYGRIYDLEAYAELMAIPQCIGAKHSSLSRQLEWDRLTLRDVRRPDFLVLTGNDLAIDMVMYGSDYLLGLSAFSPEHFALRDRFWEARDPAFYELNDLLQYLGCFAFRDPVPAYKHDAAMFLELRGRIASSRTHSGSPERPESDRAALADIAGRLEAYL from the coding sequence GTGAGCGAAATCCATCCGAGCCAGCGGGTGCGGCCCGGTCGAAAGATCCGCGGCATGTCGGCCGTGTTGTTGCCCATCACAGAGGCGGGGGAGATCGACTGGCAGGGCTATCGCGCGTTGCTCTCCCAGACGGCCGAGGCGGGGCTCACGCCTGCAGTGAACATGGACACCGGCTATGTGCAATTGCTCGACGATGCAACCCGCCACCAGGTGCTCGATACGGCGAAGTCCATTCACGGCGAGGGCTTCGTGGCGGGGGCCCATGTTCGCGACCAGGCCGGAGATGGTTGGAACCCGGACGCGACTTCCGCGGCCATGGACGCGATCGAATCTCGCGGCGGAATACCGGTCGTCTTTCCCTCCAATGGCCTGACGTCGCTAGACGGGCCGGAATGGGCCGGCGCCCATGCAGGGTTGGCACGCACGAGTGATCGTTTCATCGGTTTCGAACTCGGCTCGATGTTCGTGCCCTACGGACGCATCTACGATCTCGAGGCCTACGCCGAGCTGATGGCCATTCCGCAGTGCATCGGCGCCAAACACTCGTCGCTCTCACGCCAGCTCGAATGGGATCGGCTGACGCTGCGCGATGTCCGGCGGCCGGACTTCCTCGTATTGACAGGAAACGACCTGGCGATCGACATGGTCATGTACGGCAGCGACTACCTGCTCGGGCTCTCGGCCTTCTCGCCCGAGCACTTCGCATTGCGAGACCGCTTCTGGGAAGCCCGGGATCCCGCATTCTACGAGCTGAACGACCTGCTCCAATACCTGGGCTGCTTCGCGTTTCGCGACCCCGTGCCAGCCTACAAACACGACGCTGCCATGTTTCTCGAACTTCGTGGTCGCATCGCAAGCAGCCGTACCCATTCGGGTTCCCCGGAGCGTCCCGAAAGCGACCGCGCGGCGCTGGCGGATATCGCCGGGCGGCTGGAGGCCTACCTGTGA
- a CDS encoding NADH:flavin oxidoreductase: MTEPRKLSRLRSLEKLEAYLEELGIELPLDEELVPDGPLAQPLEVAGRTLGNRFAILPMEGWDATADGRPTDLVRRRWQRFGTSGAKLIWGGEAYAIRPEGRANPNQLSRNPNSGQDLVELHDLLVASHEEHAAGSEDLLTGLQLTHSGRFARPQGLPAPRVAFRHPVLDERVGIRSDAALLSDTELDDLIGDYAAVAKLAQEAGFGFVDVKACHGYLGHELLAARERPGAYGGGLEGRSRFLLRAIEAVKREAPALAIGVRLSIFDLHPFRAGEDGVGRPEPSAQRPFGGSQDGLGLDLDETDALLTALGDAGVTLLCTTAGSPYYNPHIQRPAFYPPSDGYRPPEDPLVGVARQLRATAELKSRHAELCFVGSGYTYLQEWLPHVAQAVVGRGGADVIGLGRMVLSYPELPRDVLSGQPLKRPLVCRTFSDCTTAPRGGLISGCYPIDPFYKRRAEAHELADMKRQAKGSAS; the protein is encoded by the coding sequence GTGACCGAGCCCCGCAAGCTCTCGCGCCTTCGAAGTCTGGAAAAGCTCGAAGCCTATCTGGAGGAACTCGGGATCGAGCTTCCTCTCGACGAGGAGCTCGTACCCGACGGGCCTCTGGCGCAGCCGTTGGAGGTCGCAGGCCGAACGCTAGGCAACCGCTTTGCCATCCTGCCGATGGAAGGCTGGGACGCGACCGCCGACGGAAGGCCGACCGACTTGGTGCGACGCCGTTGGCAGCGTTTCGGAACGAGCGGTGCAAAGCTCATCTGGGGCGGTGAGGCGTACGCCATTCGGCCCGAGGGGCGTGCCAATCCGAATCAACTGTCCCGCAATCCGAACAGCGGGCAGGACCTGGTCGAGCTGCATGACCTGCTGGTGGCTTCTCACGAGGAACACGCAGCCGGATCGGAAGATCTTCTGACGGGCCTCCAGCTCACGCACTCGGGCCGCTTCGCCCGGCCCCAAGGCCTGCCAGCCCCGCGCGTCGCCTTCCGCCACCCGGTGCTCGATGAGCGAGTCGGCATCCGTTCGGATGCGGCCTTGCTTTCCGACACGGAGCTCGACGACTTGATCGGCGACTACGCCGCGGTCGCGAAGTTGGCGCAGGAGGCCGGCTTCGGTTTCGTCGATGTGAAGGCTTGCCACGGTTATCTGGGCCACGAGTTGCTCGCCGCCCGAGAACGGCCGGGTGCCTACGGCGGCGGGTTGGAGGGACGTTCCCGCTTCTTGTTGCGAGCGATCGAGGCGGTGAAGCGCGAGGCCCCTGCGCTGGCGATCGGCGTGCGGCTCTCGATCTTCGATCTCCATCCGTTTCGCGCAGGTGAGGATGGCGTTGGCCGTCCGGAACCCTCCGCCCAACGACCTTTCGGCGGAAGTCAGGATGGCCTGGGGCTGGACCTGGACGAGACCGATGCGTTGTTGACCGCGCTTGGCGATGCAGGCGTGACGCTCCTGTGTACGACCGCCGGTAGCCCCTACTACAACCCACACATCCAACGCCCCGCCTTCTATCCGCCCTCCGATGGATACCGCCCGCCCGAGGATCCCCTGGTGGGTGTCGCACGCCAGTTGCGAGCCACCGCGGAGCTCAAGAGCCGCCATGCGGAGCTCTGCTTCGTGGGCTCCGGCTACACGTATCTCCAGGAGTGGCTTCCCCATGTGGCCCAGGCGGTGGTGGGGCGAGGCGGCGCCGACGTGATCGGTCTCGGCCGGATGGTGCTCTCGTATCCCGAGTTGCCGAGAGACGTCCTGTCGGGCCAGCCTTTGAAGCGGCCACTCGTATGTCGGACATTCAGTGATTGCACGACCGCCCCCCGCGGTGGCCTGATCTCAGGCTGCTACCCGATCGATCCGTTCTACAAGCGTCGCGCCGAGGCCCATGAGTTGGCCGACATGAAACGCCAGGCGAAAGGTTCCGCGTCATGA
- a CDS encoding cytochrome c, class I — MMRRLLWVLLGLGIVLVLAWQWWQGPDPREILARIEVPPSPVLSPEQALETFRTAPGFRVELVAAEPLVVDPVAMDWDDEGRLYAIEMRGFMPDIDGRGEDRPVGRVVLLEDTDGDGRMDRSDVFLDGLVMPRAIAVLPEGVLVGEPPNLWLCRDQDGDRACDEKIRLTEYAIVGNPEHQENGLLAGLDGWIYNAKSDRRFQLNGETIEIQGTVFRGQWGIAQDDKGRLYYNHNSGFLYGDSISGDYAMRQPASAAAVPKPGVNIDLARGEQVFGIRVAPGLNRAYLRGTLRSDGRQAGPTAVSGLAIQRGDQYGPEFVGDAFVPEPGSSAVAHFAVERDGTTLRAEHRLYPDEQWGQREFLASTDERFRPVDADFGPDGSIWLIDMYRGVIQHADYVSDHLRAYVEKHDLEPPGATGRIWRVVREDRPITFQPPPLAALEDQLAGLDHPNGWVRDRAGRRLIFEAAPAAVQALRAFESFGPMGRQHALRTLDQMNGLDLATWRRALSDADASLRELAIRVGEPLLDDPGAVETLLPFVSDPDATIRIQALHSLGAASPAQRPLDVLLRAGREGDALEEQAVISSLAGVEFVALRQEIDSDRGAGEWLAKLAGAAHLAAQAADAPPNAAAELLDLIDSRHGDDLAVSLLEGIETAQRSPGASRVALSAPHPLFDANPDRPERAQSVLRRVRRHFTWPGDPRPGGARPLTAEEQERKERGAELYAMSCGTCHGAEGQGTVGLAPSLVGSPWVRDSDAWLVRIALGGLTGPIRIRDEEWNLTMPGHRYDPRFDDDGLAGVLTHLRRSWGHAEEPVAPASVAKIRAATDARTLPWTAAELIELEVDHRLDRYAGLYSVPIVAFEILIQRDASTLSIGMREGGRAPLAEVDLGLFIGEGITVEFEEDEEGGVSSASVTREGTTFPISRVE, encoded by the coding sequence ATGATGCGACGGTTGCTCTGGGTCCTGCTCGGCCTTGGCATCGTTCTCGTGCTTGCCTGGCAATGGTGGCAAGGGCCGGATCCGCGCGAGATCCTGGCCCGCATCGAGGTTCCACCGTCACCGGTCCTCTCGCCCGAGCAGGCGCTTGAAACGTTCAGGACGGCGCCCGGCTTCCGCGTGGAACTCGTCGCCGCGGAGCCGCTCGTCGTCGATCCCGTGGCGATGGACTGGGACGACGAGGGTCGGCTCTACGCGATCGAGATGCGCGGCTTCATGCCGGACATCGACGGCAGAGGGGAAGATCGTCCGGTTGGCCGTGTGGTCTTGCTGGAAGACACCGACGGCGACGGGCGGATGGATCGCAGCGATGTCTTCCTGGATGGACTCGTGATGCCGCGAGCGATCGCGGTGCTTCCGGAGGGTGTGCTGGTCGGTGAGCCGCCGAACCTGTGGCTGTGCAGGGATCAGGACGGCGACCGCGCGTGTGACGAGAAGATCCGCCTTACGGAGTACGCCATCGTCGGCAATCCCGAGCATCAGGAGAACGGACTGCTCGCGGGCCTGGATGGATGGATCTACAACGCGAAATCGGATCGTCGGTTTCAGTTGAATGGGGAGACGATCGAGATTCAAGGCACGGTCTTTCGCGGCCAGTGGGGAATCGCCCAGGACGACAAGGGCCGTCTCTACTACAACCACAATTCCGGGTTTCTCTACGGTGATTCGATCTCGGGGGACTATGCCATGCGGCAGCCCGCGTCGGCCGCGGCCGTCCCGAAGCCCGGAGTGAACATCGATCTCGCAAGAGGCGAACAGGTCTTCGGCATCCGAGTGGCTCCAGGCCTGAACCGCGCCTACTTGCGCGGCACCCTGCGGAGCGACGGTCGTCAGGCTGGGCCGACGGCAGTCAGCGGGCTGGCGATCCAGCGCGGAGATCAATACGGCCCGGAATTCGTCGGTGATGCCTTCGTTCCGGAACCCGGCAGCTCCGCCGTCGCGCATTTCGCCGTCGAGCGGGACGGCACGACACTACGCGCGGAGCATCGGCTCTATCCTGACGAGCAATGGGGCCAACGGGAGTTCCTGGCCTCGACGGACGAACGCTTCCGGCCGGTCGACGCAGATTTTGGCCCCGACGGCTCGATCTGGTTGATCGACATGTACCGAGGGGTGATCCAGCACGCGGACTATGTCTCCGATCATCTTCGCGCCTACGTGGAAAAGCACGATCTCGAGCCGCCGGGTGCGACGGGACGCATCTGGCGGGTCGTGCGCGAAGATCGGCCGATCACGTTCCAGCCGCCTCCCTTGGCTGCCCTGGAAGACCAACTCGCCGGCCTCGACCACCCGAACGGCTGGGTCCGCGATCGCGCGGGACGACGCCTGATCTTCGAGGCTGCGCCTGCTGCGGTTCAGGCGCTCCGCGCATTCGAGAGCTTCGGTCCGATGGGTCGACAGCATGCGCTGCGGACCCTCGACCAGATGAACGGCCTGGATCTGGCGACCTGGCGACGCGCCCTGTCCGATGCGGATGCGTCGCTCCGTGAGCTGGCCATTCGCGTCGGTGAGCCGCTTCTCGATGATCCTGGGGCGGTCGAAACCCTCTTGCCCTTCGTCTCGGATCCCGACGCGACGATCAGGATCCAGGCGCTCCACTCGTTAGGCGCGGCTTCGCCCGCGCAGCGCCCGCTGGACGTTCTTCTCCGGGCCGGGCGAGAGGGCGACGCGCTCGAGGAGCAGGCCGTGATCTCGAGCCTGGCTGGCGTCGAGTTCGTGGCCTTGCGGCAGGAAATCGATTCCGATCGTGGAGCTGGTGAATGGCTGGCCAAGCTCGCGGGGGCAGCCCATCTCGCCGCTCAGGCTGCGGATGCGCCGCCGAACGCCGCGGCCGAGCTTCTCGATCTGATCGATTCGAGGCATGGAGACGACTTGGCCGTGTCATTGCTCGAGGGGATCGAGACGGCGCAGCGAAGCCCGGGCGCGAGCAGAGTGGCGTTGTCGGCGCCCCATCCCTTGTTCGATGCGAATCCGGACAGACCCGAGCGCGCCCAGTCCGTTCTGCGTCGTGTTCGTCGCCACTTCACGTGGCCCGGGGATCCCCGGCCCGGGGGTGCGCGGCCGCTCACAGCCGAGGAGCAGGAACGCAAAGAGCGGGGTGCCGAACTCTATGCGATGAGCTGCGGGACGTGCCATGGCGCCGAGGGGCAAGGTACCGTGGGGCTCGCGCCGAGCCTGGTCGGCTCGCCATGGGTACGCGATTCCGATGCGTGGTTGGTGCGTATTGCTCTCGGTGGTTTGACCGGGCCGATCCGCATCCGCGACGAAGAGTGGAATCTCACCATGCCCGGGCATCGGTACGATCCGCGCTTCGACGACGACGGCCTGGCAGGCGTCCTCACGCACTTGCGCCGCTCCTGGGGGCACGCGGAGGAGCCCGTCGCGCCGGCCTCGGTGGCGAAGATTCGCGCGGCTACGGACGCGCGTACCCTCCCATGGACGGCAGCGGAGCTCATCGAGTTGGAGGTCGATCACAGGCTCGACCGCTATGCCGGCCTCTACAGCGTCCCGATCGTGGCATTCGAGATCCTGATCCAGCGAGACGCCTCGACCCTCTCGATCGGAATGCGCGAAGGAGGGAGGGCTCCGCTCGCCGAGGTCGACCTGGGCTTGTTCATCGGCGAGGGCATCACCGTCGAGTTCGAGGAAGACGAGGAAGGCGGGGTCAGCTCAGCCAGCGTCACGCGCGAGGGGACGACCTTCCCGATCTCGCGGGTCGAGTAG